Proteins encoded by one window of Nasonia vitripennis strain AsymCx chromosome 5, Nvit_psr_1.1, whole genome shotgun sequence:
- the LOC100123357 gene encoding E3 ubiquitin-protein ligase TRIM71 isoform X1: MMNNGNDYDFGFNATWNRATNFFLPDAINELTNNNHYLVNNPPWQPYAASGYSSSTSPPNSRSSSVSSNPTQSYVRSTEDLNAESLITSLLHIIGGEEYGSNKELRQHSPQSVNETRCRDCTDRSLCDACTTQSLQLVSLSQLSINSLCVNEQLILHPLAGEALSPAKKRYHNPTSMMPFFCEMHRNSQRFYCKTCSRPFCADCGVQMHAGHMTAHIREVLDTAATEATQIMHEARIGIDSLRTELLSAEAATEMLNQKARTAATDVMMCTKRLIGALEEREKELLETIETMRMTKYIALKAREEILRNGLNRLSRALERLNELVDTSTMASNPFDLLVTKDVASAEVFQVRHAKQYLAQLPKESWISFVSGEDSVIKTIGNYGNVTDNNPGSIGDRRTVRGRGQNGGTVSPRNAPPFFQNNALPIIQALNTNRAPNLNHNDQYNHIPMLTSIPRGCAVPAVNFRVTVRSGRSGQYPNGLLKPVKSIGCHSPVETDNLCRPWGVTCDKEGNIVVADRSNNRIQIFRQDGSLIRRFGKHGKGPVEFDRPAGVAVDGRRRIIVADKDNHRIQVLTIEGQYLLSFGERGSRCGQFNYPWDVAVNSECQIAVSDTRNHRVQLFSAEGIFLRKYGFEATPNVWKHFDSPRGVAFDPQGNLIVTDFNNHRVVMVEPDYLNVRVVVPESYNGVKQFLRPQGLIVDDEGNYIISDSRHHRIQIFNSAGVLKWKYGKYGTGLDELDRPSGIALTPDGRIVVVDFGNNRVMLI, translated from the exons ATGATGAACAATGGCAACGACTACGATTTCGGATTCAACGCCACCTGGAACCGGGCGACCAATTTTTTCTTGCCCGATGCAATCAACGAATTGACAAATAACAACCAC TACCTGGTCAACAACCCGCCATGGCAGCCGTACGCGGCGTCCGGCTACTCGTCGAGCACGAGTCCGCCGAACTCGAGATCATCGTCCGTGAGCTCCAACCCAACCCAGAGCTATGTCCGTTCTACCGAGGACCTCAACGCCGAATCGCTGATCACCAGCCTCCTGCATATCATCGGCGGCGAGGAATACGGCAGCAACAAAGAGCTCAGACAACACTCACCTCAGAGCGTCAACGAGACGCGCTGCCGCGATTGCACCGATCGTTCGCTCTGCGACGCGTGCACGACGCAATCGTTGCAACTCGTGAGTTTGAGTCAACTCTCCATT AACTCCCTGTGCGTGAACGAGCAGTTGATACTCCATCCGCTGGCCGGGGAGGCCCTGTCGCCGGCGAAGAAGCGCTATCACAACCCCACCTCGATGATGCCCTTCTTCTGCGAGATGCACCGCAACTCTCAGAGATTCTACTGTAAGACCTGCAGCAGGCCCTTCTGCGCCGACTGCGGAGTGCAGATGCACGCGGGACACATGACCGCCCACATCAGGGAAGTCCTCGATACCGCCGCGACGGAGGCcactcagatcatgcacgaGGCCAGGATCGGAATAGATTCTCTCCGAACGGAGCTCTTATCTGCCGAGGCTGCAACCGAAATGCTGAACCAGAAGGCACGCACGGCGGCGACCGACGTCATGATGTGCACCAAGCGTCTGATCGGTGCGCTGGAGGAACGCGAGAAAGAATTGCTGGAGACTATCGAAACCATGCGTATGACCAAGTACATTGCTCTCAAGGCAAGAGAGGAAATATTGAGAAACGGCTTGAACCGACTGAGCCGTGCACTTGAAAGGCTGAACGAACTCGTGGACACGTCGACGATGGCCAGCAACCCCTTCGACCTCCTCGTCACCAAAGATGTCGCTTCAGCTGAG GTCTTTCAGGTACGTCACGCCAAACAGTATCTGGCACAGTTACCCAAGGAGAGCTGGATCTCATTCGTCAGTGGCGAAGATAGCGTTATCAAGACCATCGGAAATTATGGAAACGTCACCGACAACAATCCTGGATCCATCGGCGATCGTCGCACTGTACGCGGACGTGGCCAGAACGGTGGTACTGTTTCCCCGAGAAATGCTCCACCGTTCTTCCAGAACAATGCTCTACCGATCATCCAGGCGCTAAATACCAACCGTGCGCCGAATCTCAACCACAATGACCAGTATAACCACATTCCTATGCTGACTTCCATACCACGCGGTTGTGCGGTTCCTGCGGTCAACTTCCGTGTCACTGTGCGCTCTGGTCGATCCGGCCAATATCCTAATGGTCTCTTAAAACCCGTCAAGTCCATCGGCTGCCACTCCCCCGTGGAGACAGACAACCTCTGCAGACCCTGGGGTGTCACTTGCGACAAGGAGGGAAACATCGTAGTCGCTGACAGATCCAACAACCGCATCCAGATTTTCAGACAGGATGGAAGTTTGATTAGGAGATTCGGTAAACATGGCAAGGGACCAGTAGAATTTGACAGACCAGCCGGTGTAGCTGTCGATGGACGCAGACGTATTATCGTCGCTGACAAAGATAATCACCGCATTCAG GTGCTGACAATTGAAGGACAATATTTGCTGAGCTTCGGCGAAAGAGGCAGCCGTTGCGGTCAGTTCAACTATCCGTGGGATGTCGCGGTCAACTCCGAGTGCCAGATCGCCGTTTCGGACACGCGCAACCACCGCGTTCAGCTCTTCAGCGCCGAAGGTATATTCCTGCGCAAGTATGGCTTCGAGGCAACACCCAACGTGTGGAAGCACTTTGACTCGCCACGTGGCGTGGCCTTTGATCCCCAAGGCAATCTTATTGTGACCGACTTCAACAATCATCGGGTAGTCATGGTCGAGCCGGACTACTTGAACGTTCGTGTTGTGGTCCCCGAAAGCTACAATGGCGTCAAACAATTCCTGCGACCCCAAGGCCTAATCGTAGATGACGAGggtaattatataatttccGATTCGAGGCACCACCGCATACAGATCTTCAATTCTGCTGGAGTACTCAAGTGGAAATACGGCAAATACGGAACGGGTCTTGATGAATTGGACCGTCCATCCGGTATTGCTCTGACTCCCGATGGCCGTATCGTCGTCGTAGATTTCGGTAACAATCGCGTAATGCTCATCTAA
- the LOC100123357 gene encoding E3 ubiquitin-protein ligase TRIM71 isoform X2, translating into MMNNGNDYDFGFNATWNRATNFFLPDAINELTNNNHYLVNNPPWQPYAASGYSSSTSPPNSRSSSVSSNPTQSYVRSTEDLNAESLITSLLHIIGGEEYGSNKELRQHSPQSVNETRCRDCTDRSLCDACTTQSLQLNSLCVNEQLILHPLAGEALSPAKKRYHNPTSMMPFFCEMHRNSQRFYCKTCSRPFCADCGVQMHAGHMTAHIREVLDTAATEATQIMHEARIGIDSLRTELLSAEAATEMLNQKARTAATDVMMCTKRLIGALEEREKELLETIETMRMTKYIALKAREEILRNGLNRLSRALERLNELVDTSTMASNPFDLLVTKDVASAEVFQVRHAKQYLAQLPKESWISFVSGEDSVIKTIGNYGNVTDNNPGSIGDRRTVRGRGQNGGTVSPRNAPPFFQNNALPIIQALNTNRAPNLNHNDQYNHIPMLTSIPRGCAVPAVNFRVTVRSGRSGQYPNGLLKPVKSIGCHSPVETDNLCRPWGVTCDKEGNIVVADRSNNRIQIFRQDGSLIRRFGKHGKGPVEFDRPAGVAVDGRRRIIVADKDNHRIQVLTIEGQYLLSFGERGSRCGQFNYPWDVAVNSECQIAVSDTRNHRVQLFSAEGIFLRKYGFEATPNVWKHFDSPRGVAFDPQGNLIVTDFNNHRVVMVEPDYLNVRVVVPESYNGVKQFLRPQGLIVDDEGNYIISDSRHHRIQIFNSAGVLKWKYGKYGTGLDELDRPSGIALTPDGRIVVVDFGNNRVMLI; encoded by the exons ATGATGAACAATGGCAACGACTACGATTTCGGATTCAACGCCACCTGGAACCGGGCGACCAATTTTTTCTTGCCCGATGCAATCAACGAATTGACAAATAACAACCAC TACCTGGTCAACAACCCGCCATGGCAGCCGTACGCGGCGTCCGGCTACTCGTCGAGCACGAGTCCGCCGAACTCGAGATCATCGTCCGTGAGCTCCAACCCAACCCAGAGCTATGTCCGTTCTACCGAGGACCTCAACGCCGAATCGCTGATCACCAGCCTCCTGCATATCATCGGCGGCGAGGAATACGGCAGCAACAAAGAGCTCAGACAACACTCACCTCAGAGCGTCAACGAGACGCGCTGCCGCGATTGCACCGATCGTTCGCTCTGCGACGCGTGCACGACGCAATCGTTGCAACTC AACTCCCTGTGCGTGAACGAGCAGTTGATACTCCATCCGCTGGCCGGGGAGGCCCTGTCGCCGGCGAAGAAGCGCTATCACAACCCCACCTCGATGATGCCCTTCTTCTGCGAGATGCACCGCAACTCTCAGAGATTCTACTGTAAGACCTGCAGCAGGCCCTTCTGCGCCGACTGCGGAGTGCAGATGCACGCGGGACACATGACCGCCCACATCAGGGAAGTCCTCGATACCGCCGCGACGGAGGCcactcagatcatgcacgaGGCCAGGATCGGAATAGATTCTCTCCGAACGGAGCTCTTATCTGCCGAGGCTGCAACCGAAATGCTGAACCAGAAGGCACGCACGGCGGCGACCGACGTCATGATGTGCACCAAGCGTCTGATCGGTGCGCTGGAGGAACGCGAGAAAGAATTGCTGGAGACTATCGAAACCATGCGTATGACCAAGTACATTGCTCTCAAGGCAAGAGAGGAAATATTGAGAAACGGCTTGAACCGACTGAGCCGTGCACTTGAAAGGCTGAACGAACTCGTGGACACGTCGACGATGGCCAGCAACCCCTTCGACCTCCTCGTCACCAAAGATGTCGCTTCAGCTGAG GTCTTTCAGGTACGTCACGCCAAACAGTATCTGGCACAGTTACCCAAGGAGAGCTGGATCTCATTCGTCAGTGGCGAAGATAGCGTTATCAAGACCATCGGAAATTATGGAAACGTCACCGACAACAATCCTGGATCCATCGGCGATCGTCGCACTGTACGCGGACGTGGCCAGAACGGTGGTACTGTTTCCCCGAGAAATGCTCCACCGTTCTTCCAGAACAATGCTCTACCGATCATCCAGGCGCTAAATACCAACCGTGCGCCGAATCTCAACCACAATGACCAGTATAACCACATTCCTATGCTGACTTCCATACCACGCGGTTGTGCGGTTCCTGCGGTCAACTTCCGTGTCACTGTGCGCTCTGGTCGATCCGGCCAATATCCTAATGGTCTCTTAAAACCCGTCAAGTCCATCGGCTGCCACTCCCCCGTGGAGACAGACAACCTCTGCAGACCCTGGGGTGTCACTTGCGACAAGGAGGGAAACATCGTAGTCGCTGACAGATCCAACAACCGCATCCAGATTTTCAGACAGGATGGAAGTTTGATTAGGAGATTCGGTAAACATGGCAAGGGACCAGTAGAATTTGACAGACCAGCCGGTGTAGCTGTCGATGGACGCAGACGTATTATCGTCGCTGACAAAGATAATCACCGCATTCAG GTGCTGACAATTGAAGGACAATATTTGCTGAGCTTCGGCGAAAGAGGCAGCCGTTGCGGTCAGTTCAACTATCCGTGGGATGTCGCGGTCAACTCCGAGTGCCAGATCGCCGTTTCGGACACGCGCAACCACCGCGTTCAGCTCTTCAGCGCCGAAGGTATATTCCTGCGCAAGTATGGCTTCGAGGCAACACCCAACGTGTGGAAGCACTTTGACTCGCCACGTGGCGTGGCCTTTGATCCCCAAGGCAATCTTATTGTGACCGACTTCAACAATCATCGGGTAGTCATGGTCGAGCCGGACTACTTGAACGTTCGTGTTGTGGTCCCCGAAAGCTACAATGGCGTCAAACAATTCCTGCGACCCCAAGGCCTAATCGTAGATGACGAGggtaattatataatttccGATTCGAGGCACCACCGCATACAGATCTTCAATTCTGCTGGAGTACTCAAGTGGAAATACGGCAAATACGGAACGGGTCTTGATGAATTGGACCGTCCATCCGGTATTGCTCTGACTCCCGATGGCCGTATCGTCGTCGTAGATTTCGGTAACAATCGCGTAATGCTCATCTAA